The proteins below come from a single Cupriavidus sp. P-10 genomic window:
- the tnpB gene encoding IS66 family insertion sequence element accessory protein TnpB, whose product MGDRTGFALWYKRLSHGRFPSPATLAQRGFTLAELNAWLEGIEIPAVRPHRTVTATRIS is encoded by the coding sequence TTGGGGGACCGCACCGGCTTCGCGTTGTGGTACAAGCGGCTTTCGCACGGCCGGTTTCCCTCGCCCGCGACACTAGCCCAGCGTGGCTTCACACTGGCCGAATTGAACGCTTGGCTCGAAGGCATCGAGATCCCGGCGGTTCGACCCCACCGCACTGTCACGGCCACGCGCATCTCGTGA
- a CDS encoding LysR substrate-binding domain-containing protein: MASAGYGVAVIPESMRNFLQPEVCYRAIQDFEYAVDLAIASRKRELSPAVRAFVEESLSCETRS; this comes from the coding sequence CTGGCTTCGGCTGGGTACGGCGTGGCTGTCATACCCGAGTCCATGCGGAATTTTCTACAGCCGGAGGTTTGTTACAGAGCCATCCAGGACTTTGAATATGCTGTTGATTTGGCAATCGCTAGCCGGAAGCGAGAGCTTTCCCCTGCAGTTCGCGCCTTTGTTGAGGAGTCATTGTCTTGTGAAACTCGGTCATAG
- a CDS encoding 3-hydroxyacyl-CoA dehydrogenase family protein — MRYEIVQAGQSRSFPSAHAFLEQAAPQGEGLCYLGAKAGRAYSRGAGHASRTFVAIELGAECLGFHTGESRGLEGSNVVGFARFRLGDGEPSPLVELVRQPGTHPAALQAAKAAFQAAGLVVAVCNDFPGRIVDRLIRPYFNAALRRLDEKLASADDLDKTLCLGLGYPEGPISLLERTGLVHHFHVTQALHEALGQEPYAPARRARVAAERDDRVKRGMP; from the coding sequence ATGCGCTACGAGATCGTACAAGCCGGCCAGAGCCGCTCCTTTCCTTCCGCCCACGCGTTCTTGGAGCAAGCCGCGCCACAAGGCGAAGGCCTGTGTTACCTGGGCGCCAAGGCAGGTCGGGCATACAGCCGGGGCGCCGGGCACGCGTCTCGCACGTTCGTCGCCATTGAGCTGGGAGCCGAATGCCTGGGCTTCCACACCGGCGAAAGCCGGGGTCTCGAAGGGTCCAACGTGGTGGGCTTCGCCCGCTTCCGTCTGGGCGATGGCGAACCCAGCCCCCTCGTGGAACTGGTCAGGCAGCCCGGCACGCATCCCGCTGCGCTGCAGGCGGCCAAGGCGGCCTTCCAGGCGGCCGGCCTGGTCGTGGCGGTGTGCAATGATTTCCCGGGACGTATCGTCGACAGGCTGATCCGCCCGTATTTCAATGCGGCGCTGCGCCGGCTGGACGAGAAGCTGGCCAGCGCGGACGACCTCGACAAGACCCTGTGCCTGGGCCTGGGCTATCCGGAAGGACCGATCTCGCTGCTGGAGCGCACCGGCCTGGTCCACCATTTCCACGTCACCCAGGCGCTGCATGAAGCGCTGGGGCAGGAGCCCTACGCCCCTGCGCGTCGTGCGCGGGTGGCCGCCGAGCGTGATGACCGGGTCAAGCGGGGAATGCCATGA
- a CDS encoding glutamine--tRNA ligase/YqeY domain fusion protein has protein sequence MSQAKSSDTPVASNFLRSIIDQDLAAGTYAGRGDVQGDLLPTVITRFPPEPNGYLHIGHAKSIVLNFGLARDYGGRCHLRFDDTNPVKEDLEYVDAIIDAVRWLGFSWDNGQPGGSPYLYYASDYFDQLYAFAETLIERGVAYVDSQSAEQIAANRGNFSEPGKPSPYRDRSVEENLQLFRDMRAGKYQDGEHVLRAKIDMAAPNVVMRDPVLYRIRHARHYRTGDRWCIYPMYDMTQCISDALENITHSLCTLEFENNRPLYDWVLEHLRNAGIFHDPLPHQYEFARLNLTYAITSKRKLKQLVDEQRVGGWDDPRMPTIVGMRRRGYTPDAIQLFCDRLGVAKADSWIDMSTLEGAVRDDLDARAARGVAVLEPLKLILDNYPEGQAEECSAPVHPKKPELGKRVFPLSRELWIEREDFNQAPPKGYFRLFPGNKVRLKYGYVIECTGVDKDADGNVVAVHANYLPDTKSGTPGADSVKVKGVIHWVSAAAAYECEVRLYDRLFNDPNPDAGGKNFLEALNPDSKKVITAYLEPSLREAKPEDRFQFERHGYFVADRVDSQPGKPVFNRIVGLKDSWGR, from the coding sequence ATGAGCCAAGCCAAATCCAGCGACACGCCAGTCGCCTCCAACTTTCTGCGCAGCATCATCGATCAGGATCTCGCCGCTGGCACGTACGCCGGTCGCGGGGACGTGCAAGGCGATCTGCTGCCGACGGTCATCACCCGCTTCCCGCCCGAGCCCAATGGATATCTCCACATCGGTCACGCCAAGAGCATCGTCCTGAATTTCGGCCTGGCGCGCGACTACGGCGGCCGCTGCCATCTGCGCTTTGACGATACCAACCCGGTCAAGGAAGACCTCGAATACGTCGACGCGATTATCGATGCCGTACGCTGGCTCGGCTTTTCCTGGGACAACGGACAGCCCGGCGGCTCGCCGTACTTGTATTACGCCAGTGACTACTTCGATCAGCTCTATGCTTTTGCTGAGACGCTGATCGAGCGCGGTGTCGCCTACGTGGACAGCCAGAGCGCCGAGCAGATTGCCGCCAACCGTGGCAACTTCTCCGAGCCGGGCAAGCCGTCGCCGTATCGCGACCGCAGCGTCGAAGAGAATCTGCAACTCTTCCGTGATATGCGCGCCGGCAAGTACCAGGATGGCGAGCATGTGCTGCGCGCGAAGATCGATATGGCGGCGCCGAACGTCGTGATGCGCGATCCGGTGCTGTACCGCATCCGCCACGCGCGCCACTACCGGACTGGCGACAGGTGGTGCATCTACCCGATGTACGACATGACGCAATGCATTTCCGATGCGCTGGAGAACATCACCCATTCGCTGTGCACGCTCGAGTTCGAGAACAACCGCCCGCTCTATGACTGGGTGTTGGAACACCTGCGGAACGCCGGCATATTCCACGATCCGCTGCCGCACCAGTATGAATTCGCCCGCCTGAACCTGACCTATGCCATCACCAGCAAGCGCAAGCTCAAGCAGCTGGTGGACGAGCAACGCGTGGGCGGCTGGGATGATCCGCGCATGCCGACCATCGTGGGCATGCGCCGGCGCGGCTACACACCGGACGCCATCCAGCTTTTCTGCGATCGCTTGGGGGTGGCCAAGGCTGACAGCTGGATCGACATGAGCACGCTCGAAGGCGCCGTGCGGGATGACCTGGATGCCCGCGCCGCCCGCGGCGTGGCTGTGCTTGAGCCGCTCAAGCTGATCCTGGACAACTACCCCGAAGGCCAGGCCGAGGAGTGCTCGGCACCGGTCCATCCGAAGAAGCCGGAACTGGGCAAGCGCGTGTTCCCGCTCTCGCGCGAGCTGTGGATCGAGCGCGAGGACTTCAACCAGGCCCCGCCGAAGGGCTATTTCCGGCTGTTCCCGGGCAACAAGGTGCGCCTGAAGTACGGCTACGTGATCGAGTGCACCGGCGTAGACAAGGACGCCGACGGCAACGTCGTGGCCGTGCATGCCAACTACCTGCCCGACACCAAGAGCGGCACGCCGGGCGCCGACAGCGTCAAGGTCAAGGGCGTGATCCACTGGGTCAGCGCCGCCGCGGCCTACGAGTGCGAAGTGCGCCTGTACGACCGCCTGTTCAATGACCCGAACCCGGATGCCGGCGGCAAGAACTTCCTCGAGGCCCTGAACCCGGACTCCAAGAAGGTCATCACGGCCTACCTGGAACCGAGCCTGCGCGAGGCAAAGCCGGAAGACCGCTTCCAGTTCGAGCGCCACGGCTACTTCGTCGCCGATCGCGTCGATTCGCAGCCGGGCAAGCCGGTCTTCAACCGCATCGTCGGGCTGAAGGACAGCTGGGGCAGGTAA
- a CDS encoding CoA transferase — protein MMQPQSGVEVLDFSTLLPGPLCSLLLAEAGADVIKLERTVRGDEMRL, from the coding sequence ATGATGCAGCCACAGAGCGGTGTCGAGGTGCTGGACTTCAGCACCCTCCTGCCCGGGCCACTGTGCTCCCTGCTGCTGGCCGAAGCGGGCGCCGACGTCATCAAGCTCGAGCGCACGGTGCGTGGTGACGAGATGCGCCTATGA
- a CDS encoding CoA transferase — MLLNRGKRSIAIDLKSPDALDQLTPLIRDADVLIEQYCASLMEHLGLGYAALAEINPWLVYCSITGFGQHGPRAAEAAHDVGVRRGILGNPRLSCSGFHLCDQSGFGWVRRGCHTRVHAEFSTAGGLLQSHPGL; from the coding sequence GTGCTGCTCAATCGCGGCAAGCGTTCGATTGCCATTGACCTGAAGTCGCCCGACGCGCTCGACCAACTGACGCCGCTGATCCGGGATGCCGACGTACTGATCGAACAGTATTGTGCCAGTCTGATGGAGCACCTCGGACTGGGCTATGCGGCCCTGGCGGAGATCAATCCGTGGCTGGTCTACTGCTCGATTACCGGCTTCGGGCAACACGGTCCCCGCGCCGCGGAGGCCGCGCACGACGTTGGGGTTCGCAGGGGGATTCTCGGCAATCCTCGACTATCGTGTTCCGGATTTCATCTCTGCGATCAGTCTGGCTTCGGCTGGGTACGGCGTGGCTGTCATACCCGAGTCCATGCGGAATTTTCTACAGCCGGAGGTTTGTTACAGAGCCATCCAGGACTTTGA
- a CDS encoding adenylate/guanylate cyclase domain-containing protein: protein MRCTKCGFENPIAAKFCEECGAKLTCVCPRCGHESSPTAKYCSECGASLSATPLAESAAPVHYTPPHLAERILAEQATLEARGESAGERKTITALFADMAGSTALIHDLDPEEARHLIDPVVALMMEAVHHYEGYVAKSLGDGILALFGAPIAHEDHPQRALYAALRMQDAMRRHADRVRLERGIALQIRVGIHTGEVVVRSIRKDDLRTDYDPVGHTIHIASRMESMAALSSILVSESTYRLTDGYFDFKALGAIQVKGIPKPLDVYEVLGLGPLRTRLQVAAHRGLARFVGRQAELDHMHHAFREAAAGQGQIVGVVGEAGIGKSRLFHEFKARSQRGCLVLETFSVSHGRAFAYLPLIELLRNYFQINAQDEERECREKVTGRVLTLERGLEDLVPYLLYLLGINEQGSALGDMDASIRRERTFDAITRLLVRESLNQPIELLFEDLQWLDAETEAFLTFLAERLADARILLLVNYRPEYQPTWGPKCRHTQLVLAPLGPAEAQGLLSTLLGDDPGLASLKQRILEKTEGNPFFIEEVVQTLAEEKALLGVPGNYRIEKTPASLHIPTTVQGVLAARIDRLPLAEKALLQTLAVIGKGFPLSLIRQVVGQPEDELRRLLSRLETGEFIYELPAFPEVEYSFKHGLTQEVAGRSLLTEQRIALHERTAQAIEAFYPSRLMDYCSVLAHHYSLSGNIPKAVQYLHCAGQQALQRSSNSEAVHHLNAALDLLRRLPDSPERGRQELSVQVTLGPALMATRGYAAAEVEATYTRALALCRQIGETPQLFPVQQGLRLIYQLRAEYETAREIGEQFLHVARNAQDPELLVEAHCGLGGSAFWQGEFVPARAHQEQALALYDPELHRAHAFIYGLDPGVRALDFAALSLWQLGYPDQACKKNQEALALAQKISHPLGLAFTLVTTAMFRQFRLEAGLTREYAESAITLSTEQGFPLYRAWGTILRGWALAEQGHGEEGIAEILQGLEAYQATGAALGRSYFLGLLAAAYGHAGQVQAGLKALDRALSVVEGTGEGYYEAELHRLKGELTLRHQGGQSKESPGLQEAEACFHQAIAVARHRGAKSPELRAILSLARLWQQQGQREPALHILTEIHGFFTEGFETADLSQAKALLDELAQIDGP from the coding sequence ATGCGCTGCACAAAATGTGGGTTCGAGAATCCCATAGCGGCAAAATTCTGCGAAGAATGCGGCGCCAAGCTGACATGCGTCTGTCCACGCTGCGGCCACGAGTCGAGCCCAACAGCCAAGTATTGCAGTGAGTGTGGCGCGTCTCTAAGTGCAACCCCGCTTGCGGAGTCTGCTGCCCCGGTTCATTACACGCCACCCCACTTGGCCGAGCGCATCCTGGCCGAACAGGCAACGCTGGAGGCCAGGGGGGAGAGCGCGGGCGAGCGCAAAACGATCACGGCGCTGTTTGCCGACATGGCCGGATCGACTGCGTTGATCCACGACCTGGATCCCGAAGAAGCACGCCATCTCATTGACCCTGTGGTGGCACTTATGATGGAGGCCGTGCATCACTACGAGGGCTACGTCGCCAAGTCCCTGGGCGACGGGATCCTGGCGCTGTTCGGTGCGCCGATTGCCCATGAGGACCATCCTCAGCGAGCGTTGTATGCGGCACTACGCATGCAGGACGCGATGCGCCGCCATGCCGACCGTGTTCGCCTGGAACGGGGTATTGCACTGCAAATTCGGGTTGGCATTCACACGGGCGAAGTGGTGGTCCGCTCGATCCGCAAGGACGACCTGCGTACCGACTACGACCCGGTGGGGCATACGATTCACATTGCATCCCGGATGGAGTCGATGGCCGCGCTCTCGTCCATCCTGGTGAGCGAATCGACATATCGATTGACCGATGGATACTTTGATTTCAAGGCATTGGGGGCGATTCAGGTCAAGGGAATCCCCAAGCCGCTCGATGTCTACGAGGTCCTGGGCCTCGGCCCGCTGCGGACCCGGCTGCAGGTGGCGGCACATCGGGGCCTGGCCCGGTTCGTGGGCCGCCAGGCTGAACTGGACCATATGCACCACGCGTTCAGGGAAGCGGCGGCGGGGCAGGGCCAGATCGTCGGCGTGGTGGGCGAGGCCGGGATAGGGAAGTCACGACTGTTCCACGAGTTCAAGGCGCGTTCGCAGCGCGGCTGCCTTGTGCTGGAAACCTTCTCGGTTTCTCACGGCAGGGCCTTTGCCTATTTGCCGCTGATAGAACTCTTGAGGAATTACTTCCAGATTAATGCGCAGGATGAGGAGCGGGAGTGTCGGGAGAAGGTTACCGGTAGGGTCCTCACGCTTGAGCGCGGTCTGGAGGATCTGGTGCCCTACCTGCTCTATCTGCTAGGTATCAACGAGCAAGGCTCGGCGCTGGGCGACATGGACGCCAGTATCCGGCGCGAGCGTACCTTTGATGCGATCACGCGCCTGCTGGTGCGCGAAAGCCTGAATCAGCCGATCGAGCTCCTGTTCGAGGACCTGCAATGGCTGGACGCCGAGACGGAGGCGTTCCTCACATTCTTGGCGGAGCGCCTGGCGGATGCCCGCATCCTTCTCCTGGTGAACTACCGGCCCGAGTACCAACCGACTTGGGGCCCAAAGTGCCGCCACACCCAACTCGTGCTGGCGCCCTTGGGGCCGGCCGAAGCGCAGGGTTTGCTCAGTACCCTGTTGGGCGATGATCCCGGACTCGCCTCTCTCAAGCAGAGAATCCTGGAAAAGACCGAGGGCAATCCGTTTTTCATCGAGGAGGTAGTCCAGACACTGGCCGAGGAGAAGGCGCTGCTGGGCGTGCCCGGAAACTACCGAATCGAGAAGACGCCCGCCAGCTTGCACATTCCGACAACGGTGCAAGGGGTGCTCGCCGCCCGCATCGACCGGCTTCCCCTGGCGGAGAAGGCGCTGCTGCAAACGCTTGCGGTGATTGGCAAAGGGTTCCCTCTGAGCCTGATTCGGCAGGTTGTCGGGCAGCCGGAAGATGAGCTTCGTCGTTTACTATCCCGCCTCGAGACTGGCGAGTTCATCTACGAGCTGCCAGCCTTCCCTGAGGTGGAGTATTCGTTCAAGCACGGCCTTACGCAGGAGGTCGCCGGCCGCTCCCTGCTTACGGAGCAGCGCATTGCGCTACATGAACGCACGGCCCAAGCTATCGAGGCGTTCTACCCCTCCCGGTTGATGGACTATTGCAGCGTACTGGCTCACCACTACAGCCTGAGCGGCAATATTCCGAAAGCGGTGCAATACCTGCACTGCGCGGGGCAACAGGCCCTCCAGCGCTCATCCAATTCTGAAGCGGTTCATCACCTGAACGCGGCCCTTGACCTGCTCAGGCGCCTGCCCGATTCGCCGGAACGGGGCCGCCAGGAACTCTCAGTGCAGGTTACGCTCGGGCCGGCCTTGATGGCGACGAGGGGTTACGCCGCCGCGGAGGTGGAAGCGACTTATACGCGCGCGCTCGCATTGTGTCGGCAGATTGGGGAAACTCCCCAACTTTTCCCGGTGCAACAGGGACTGCGGCTGATCTATCAGTTGCGAGCGGAGTACGAGACCGCAAGGGAAATAGGTGAGCAGTTCCTCCATGTTGCCCGGAATGCCCAGGATCCGGAACTGCTTGTGGAGGCCCATTGCGGACTTGGGGGGAGCGCATTCTGGCAAGGGGAGTTCGTTCCCGCCCGTGCTCATCAGGAGCAGGCGCTTGCCCTCTACGACCCCGAACTGCATCGTGCGCATGCTTTCATCTACGGTCTGGATCCGGGCGTCCGCGCCCTGGACTTCGCGGCTTTGAGTCTGTGGCAGCTGGGCTATCCGGATCAGGCCTGCAAAAAAAACCAAGAGGCACTTGCCCTGGCCCAAAAGATTTCCCACCCGCTTGGCTTGGCCTTCACGCTGGTCACCACGGCCATGTTTCGCCAGTTTCGACTTGAAGCGGGTTTGACCCGGGAGTACGCGGAGTCGGCAATCACGCTTTCGACCGAGCAGGGGTTTCCGCTGTACCGGGCTTGGGGAACCATCCTCCGGGGCTGGGCACTGGCAGAGCAGGGGCACGGCGAGGAGGGGATCGCTGAGATACTTCAGGGTCTGGAAGCCTACCAGGCCACAGGGGCGGCTCTGGGTCGGTCGTACTTTCTGGGGCTGCTTGCCGCAGCCTACGGGCACGCCGGACAGGTGCAGGCTGGGCTGAAAGCGCTGGACCGGGCGCTCTCGGTAGTGGAGGGGACGGGAGAGGGTTATTACGAGGCGGAACTGCATCGCCTCAAGGGAGAATTGACCCTTCGTCATCAGGGTGGTCAGTCTAAGGAGTCGCCGGGGCTACAGGAAGCAGAAGCGTGCTTTCATCAGGCAATTGCAGTGGCGCGCCACCGCGGTGCAAAATCTCCTGAGCTTCGCGCCATACTGAGCCTGGCTCGTCTTTGGCAACAACAGGGCCAGCGGGAGCCAGCCTTGCACATCTTGACTGAGATTCATGGCTTCTTCACCGAGGGGTTCGAGACTGCCGACTTGAGCCAAGCGAAAGCGCTGCTTGACGAATTGGCGCAGATCGATGGGCCATAG
- the tnpA gene encoding IS66 family insertion sequence element accessory protein TnpA, with protein sequence MANQREGKSGRAGARYDRHDEAFWRDLLAQWGNSGGSIRAFCRKHGLAVSTFGLWRKRLSHEQQLPVVPPMALTADTAFIAAATVAVPTVVSASDPLPSKSRDQVVVTLGGARIELSGMHAERIVRFVLGQLGGGRC encoded by the coding sequence ATGGCCAATCAGCGGGAAGGCAAGAGCGGACGAGCCGGGGCAAGGTATGACCGCCACGATGAAGCTTTCTGGCGCGATCTACTGGCGCAATGGGGGAACAGTGGCGGGAGCATCCGCGCCTTCTGCCGGAAGCACGGCTTGGCGGTCAGCACTTTCGGTTTGTGGCGCAAGCGCTTGAGCCACGAGCAGCAACTGCCCGTGGTGCCGCCAATGGCATTGACCGCGGACACGGCATTCATCGCCGCGGCAACGGTCGCAGTACCGACTGTCGTGTCGGCGAGCGACCCACTACCGTCGAAGTCTCGCGACCAAGTGGTCGTCACGCTCGGCGGCGCGCGTATCGAGCTGAGTGGGATGCATGCCGAACGCATCGTGCGCTTCGTGCTGGGGCAGTTGGGAGGCGGCCGGTGCTGA
- a CDS encoding 3-hydroxyacyl-CoA dehydrogenase family protein, with protein sequence MTTIQTVGVAGAGTMGAGIAIVAARAGFRTIVFDMRQEALDRARGQTEAFLTRSEQRGKLPAGAAAAAMQRWKGTTELSGLAECDLIIEAIFEDLSVKHQLFGKLNEVCQPSTIFASNTSTISITQIAGGSGRPDCFVGMHFCLPAQLMKLIEMSPGLATSDDTFQKAWAFAQAMGQKPVATQDTPGFILNYFLIPFNNDAIRLVEQGVAEPADIDVAIKTAMGYPMGPLELLDLVGMDTQKLLCEAMHGLTHEPRAACPPLVRRMIAANRLGKKTGQGFRTYDDTKMFGA encoded by the coding sequence ATGACAACCATTCAAACCGTCGGCGTCGCGGGCGCCGGCACCATGGGGGCGGGCATTGCGATCGTTGCGGCCCGCGCGGGATTCCGGACCATTGTGTTCGACATGCGACAGGAAGCGCTGGATCGTGCCCGGGGCCAGACGGAAGCGTTCCTGACGAGATCTGAGCAGCGCGGCAAGCTGCCGGCAGGCGCCGCCGCTGCCGCGATGCAACGCTGGAAAGGAACGACGGAGCTGTCTGGGCTGGCCGAGTGCGACCTTATCATCGAGGCCATCTTCGAGGATTTGTCGGTCAAGCATCAATTGTTCGGTAAGCTCAACGAGGTTTGCCAGCCAAGCACCATCTTCGCGTCCAATACGTCGACGATATCAATCACCCAGATCGCCGGCGGATCCGGCCGCCCGGACTGCTTTGTGGGCATGCATTTCTGCCTGCCGGCACAGTTGATGAAGCTGATCGAAATGTCGCCTGGCCTGGCCACCTCGGACGACACCTTCCAGAAGGCGTGGGCCTTCGCCCAGGCCATGGGACAAAAGCCCGTGGCCACGCAGGATACGCCGGGGTTCATCCTTAACTATTTCCTGATTCCCTTCAACAACGACGCGATTCGTCTGGTCGAACAAGGGGTGGCCGAGCCCGCCGATATCGATGTCGCCATCAAGACAGCCATGGGCTATCCGATGGGACCCCTCGAACTGCTGGACCTGGTCGGCATGGATACGCAAAAGCTGCTGTGTGAAGCCATGCACGGCCTCACCCACGAGCCGCGCGCGGCCTGCCCCCCGCTGGTGCGACGCATGATCGCGGCCAACCGCCTGGGCAAGAAGACCGGACAGGGTTTTCGCACTTATGACGACACCAAGATGTTTGGAGCCTGA
- a CDS encoding FAD binding domain-containing protein, protein MDTQLTPTPRPAHPARRALIIGGSLGGLFVGNLLRRIGWNVDIYERSAHDLDSRGGGIVLQPDVVEVFRRTGVDLSTVDLGVRSAHRTVFHPDGSIQSKQYAPQTQTSWSLIYTTLKAAFGDANYHRAKTLSRIEQDQQAGTVTAYFADGSSETGDLLIGADGGNSAVRQQFWPDRVPTYAGYLAWRGLVPEDEMPSTAREMLLGDFGFANNTGSHILGYLVPGENNDVRPGHRLYNWVWYRVADNRLLGEIMTDREGHRRGYSIPEGMLDERWLAHIQRDARALLPPPFRDIVEATAQPFAQAIRDLVSEHMVSGRVVILGDAASIPRPHTAASTSKAAANALALADALQGSPDDVPAALARWEPEQIAIGKVLRRQGVEAGNYLLFHRRAAVSG, encoded by the coding sequence ATGGACACCCAGCTCACACCCACTCCCCGCCCTGCCCACCCGGCGCGCCGGGCTCTGATTATCGGTGGTTCGCTCGGCGGCCTTTTCGTGGGCAATCTGCTTCGCCGCATAGGCTGGAACGTCGACATATATGAGCGTTCCGCCCATGATCTCGACAGCCGCGGCGGCGGCATTGTCCTGCAACCGGATGTGGTCGAGGTCTTCCGCCGTACCGGCGTTGACCTGAGTACCGTCGACCTTGGCGTGCGTTCCGCACATCGCACGGTCTTTCACCCGGACGGCTCGATCCAGTCCAAGCAATACGCTCCCCAGACTCAGACGTCCTGGTCGCTGATCTATACAACTCTGAAAGCGGCCTTCGGCGATGCAAATTACCATCGGGCGAAGACCCTGTCGCGGATCGAGCAGGATCAGCAAGCCGGCACTGTCACGGCATATTTCGCTGATGGCTCTAGCGAAACCGGTGACCTGCTAATTGGCGCCGACGGCGGCAATTCGGCGGTACGCCAACAGTTCTGGCCGGACCGCGTGCCAACCTACGCCGGGTATCTCGCCTGGCGCGGACTTGTTCCTGAGGACGAGATGCCGTCGACTGCGCGGGAAATGCTGCTTGGCGATTTCGGCTTTGCCAACAATACGGGTTCGCATATCCTGGGCTATCTAGTGCCGGGCGAGAACAATGATGTGCGTCCGGGACACAGGCTCTACAACTGGGTCTGGTACCGCGTTGCTGACAATCGCCTGCTAGGCGAGATCATGACTGACCGAGAAGGTCACCGTCGGGGCTACTCCATTCCCGAGGGAATGCTAGATGAACGTTGGCTGGCTCATATCCAGCGCGATGCCAGAGCGCTACTGCCACCGCCTTTCCGCGACATCGTTGAAGCGACAGCCCAGCCCTTTGCCCAGGCTATCCGCGATCTGGTGTCCGAGCACATGGTGTCGGGCAGGGTTGTCATATTGGGCGACGCCGCGTCGATCCCCCGCCCCCACACGGCGGCCAGCACCTCCAAGGCCGCAGCGAATGCGCTGGCCCTGGCCGATGCGTTGCAAGGCTCGCCGGATGATGTGCCGGCAGCGTTGGCGCGTTGGGAACCCGAGCAGATCGCGATTGGCAAGGTGCTTCGCCGACAAGGCGTAGAGGCTGGAAACTATCTGCTTTTTCATCGACGCGCCGCGGTAAGTGGTTGA
- the tnpB gene encoding IS66 family insertion sequence element accessory protein TnpB (TnpB, as the term is used for proteins encoded by IS66 family insertion elements, is considered an accessory protein, since TnpC, encoded by a neighboring gene, is a DDE family transposase.): protein MQAFICRDAVDMRKSIDGLSYLVEPLLAKSPLSGHLFVFVGRDRSKVKILYWGTAPASRCGTSGFRTAGFPRPRH from the coding sequence GTGCAGGCTTTCATCTGCCGTGACGCGGTCGACATGCGCAAGTCCATCGACGGCCTATCGTATCTGGTGGAGCCGTTGCTGGCCAAGAGTCCGCTGTCGGGGCACTTGTTTGTCTTCGTCGGCCGAGATCGATCGAAGGTCAAGATTCTGTATTGGGGGACCGCACCGGCTTCGCGTTGTGGTACAAGCGGCTTTCGCACGGCCGGTTTCCCTCGCCCGCGACACTAG